The following are encoded in a window of Mycolicibacterium tusciae JS617 genomic DNA:
- a CDS encoding methyltransferase domain-containing protein, protein MTTSRLDAARRSPSEDPDFWALFTKAANATVADDAVNAAISETLTRIGGLSDLRVAEVGSGSGRCAACIAEFGPAGLLAVERSSALTAMCRELYPQVEVVNDDFANLAAYGSFDVVFALAHVLFIQETVGDLVAAMRSIRAAMPDYGILVVEQFELTDQPRDYGSAELLVHEDTVAVDQRRLQHTFTVTSDATVVTQQVMSSLVLERAAFDAAAREASFLICEEWEHATPNGEVSRMYVLRAQKGFNYLSDLSEFLESWLHAAHPRNETPRSITLDEHGRARPEGALAWGQGASLSRHHTEFILSLEPAIRPLVVELVSGWNFVTYSSCDGHVHTQTPREHYSESYCGVIAFDSNHEQALQHLLQKACEDWASDSVQPKVRMRPLLGPTSVQRAVDLLITRTTPSAPWPRYQEQRDRLIAHVCSRLQALRRESDA, encoded by the coding sequence GTGACGACGTCTCGCTTAGACGCCGCGCGGCGTAGTCCCTCCGAGGATCCGGACTTCTGGGCGCTTTTCACTAAGGCGGCCAACGCAACGGTCGCCGACGACGCGGTAAACGCGGCCATCTCCGAGACCCTCACTCGTATAGGCGGTTTGAGTGATCTCCGGGTGGCCGAAGTGGGGTCAGGCTCGGGCCGGTGCGCCGCCTGCATCGCCGAATTCGGCCCCGCCGGACTGCTCGCAGTGGAGAGGTCCTCAGCCCTGACCGCTATGTGTCGCGAGTTGTACCCGCAAGTTGAGGTCGTCAACGATGACTTCGCCAACTTAGCGGCCTACGGCTCGTTTGATGTCGTATTCGCTCTCGCCCACGTGCTTTTCATTCAAGAGACAGTCGGTGACCTCGTCGCAGCCATGAGAAGTATTCGCGCCGCGATGCCCGACTACGGAATCCTGGTAGTCGAACAGTTTGAGCTGACCGACCAGCCACGCGATTACGGTTCTGCCGAGCTTCTGGTGCATGAGGACACCGTGGCAGTCGACCAACGGCGATTGCAGCACACGTTCACCGTGACCTCAGACGCTACGGTGGTTACGCAACAGGTGATGTCATCGTTGGTCCTTGAGCGAGCCGCCTTCGACGCGGCGGCACGGGAAGCATCGTTCCTGATCTGTGAGGAGTGGGAGCATGCTACGCCCAACGGTGAGGTGAGCCGAATGTACGTATTGCGCGCACAGAAAGGCTTCAACTACCTCAGCGATCTGTCTGAGTTTCTTGAATCATGGCTGCATGCAGCGCATCCGCGCAATGAGACACCGCGTTCGATAACCCTCGACGAGCACGGCCGCGCTCGACCGGAGGGAGCGCTGGCCTGGGGACAAGGCGCGTCGCTCTCGCGGCATCACACCGAGTTCATCTTGAGTCTTGAGCCTGCGATTCGCCCGTTGGTCGTCGAACTGGTCTCCGGATGGAACTTCGTCACCTACTCCAGTTGCGATGGACACGTCCATACCCAGACGCCACGCGAGCACTACTCTGAAAGTTACTGTGGTGTAATCGCTTTCGATAGCAATCACGAGCAGGCGCTGCAGCATCTCCTGCAGAAGGCTTGCGAGGATTGGGCCAGCGACAGCGTTCAACCAAAGGTGCGCATGCGTCCGCTGCTCGGCCCCACTTCGGTTCAACGCGCGGTCGACCTCCTGATCACACGGACGACGCCGTCCGCGCCGTGGCCGCGTTACCAGGAGCAGCGGGACCGCCTCATCGCGCACGTATGCAGCCGCCTGCAGGCCTTACGGAGAGAGTCTGATGCGTAA
- a CDS encoding M13-type metalloendopeptidase — protein sequence MSIVNGCSDHDEMSASIDPTTAPIEDFYTHVNGGWLANHTTDSNGLEGPFRRARSLAELRLDALVNTEPSESPVRLLRDSYLAAGDHPSLLVTTEALGPELDACQRISRSERPGEALATLQRLGIPSPIELTVSYSPRSGAWTPKVKVREPSHRNPLEKLRAAVRQSGLTEIECERAEEFDSGLACTIVNALRDSGRHAPLARTTPTALLPAEYPGFPWAEWLMTLGVPDTCQEVVVAEPIVVRAVACFMAGRDLAELASWLRVRVVGARSAALSAGGTVGARQLIERAFSPNLAHRYSAKFGSGRAIAEANLMAARLKDVLRDLIAMSRWCTTQGRRYATDRVTEMTVGIGSFTYDSTGYDIPLSSNDLLGNLRAVSEMNWRRELSRIGFGRDTVLTLSEPYSANGLYDHPTNRLSLGLGLLEPPFFDIRWSDARKYASLGVVIGHEIAHGIDLATWSSSSSSGAVAWAEADLTVLRSKAQRLIAQCSKKIYEPSSIRAAEIAPYHVLNETICDSIGLAVAEHAFRREFAHRSQGDISASGCAAMQEFFVAWAWTMRATTDFVTSTGDSHPPARERCNWALRNNNGFHAAFRTKTGDPMWLGPRQRVTWWG from the coding sequence GTGTCGATCGTTAACGGGTGCAGCGACCACGACGAGATGAGTGCGTCTATCGATCCCACAACCGCTCCGATTGAGGACTTCTACACACATGTCAACGGTGGCTGGCTGGCAAACCATACGACCGACAGCAACGGACTCGAAGGACCTTTTCGCCGCGCGCGCAGCCTAGCCGAACTACGTCTAGATGCCCTCGTCAACACCGAACCCAGCGAGAGCCCAGTGCGCCTTCTGCGCGACAGTTATCTCGCCGCGGGAGATCATCCATCCCTACTGGTAACCACCGAAGCGCTTGGGCCAGAACTTGATGCGTGCCAAAGGATCAGTCGGTCCGAGCGTCCTGGTGAGGCGCTCGCCACCCTGCAGCGCTTGGGTATCCCTTCGCCAATCGAATTGACGGTCTCATACTCACCACGGTCAGGTGCATGGACGCCTAAGGTCAAGGTGAGGGAGCCGTCCCACCGAAATCCGTTGGAGAAGCTACGTGCAGCGGTCAGGCAGAGCGGTCTGACGGAAATCGAGTGCGAGCGAGCCGAGGAGTTCGACTCGGGACTGGCTTGCACGATTGTCAATGCGCTGCGAGACAGCGGCCGACATGCGCCGCTGGCGCGAACAACACCCACTGCCTTATTGCCCGCGGAATATCCCGGATTTCCTTGGGCCGAATGGTTGATGACGCTCGGCGTGCCCGATACATGCCAGGAAGTCGTCGTCGCCGAGCCCATCGTCGTTAGAGCGGTTGCTTGTTTCATGGCGGGGCGAGACCTCGCCGAGCTGGCGTCGTGGCTGAGAGTCCGTGTCGTGGGCGCAAGATCGGCGGCGCTTTCTGCCGGCGGAACTGTCGGAGCGCGGCAACTGATTGAACGTGCCTTCAGTCCGAACTTGGCGCACCGATATAGCGCAAAGTTCGGGTCGGGACGGGCGATTGCCGAGGCTAACCTGATGGCCGCCCGACTGAAGGACGTATTACGCGATCTAATAGCGATGTCGCGATGGTGTACAACGCAAGGTCGCCGCTACGCGACCGACCGGGTCACCGAGATGACGGTCGGCATAGGTAGTTTCACCTACGATTCCACGGGGTATGACATTCCACTAAGCAGCAACGACCTACTCGGTAATCTACGCGCAGTCTCCGAGATGAACTGGCGACGAGAGTTGAGCCGCATCGGATTTGGGCGCGATACCGTCCTCACGCTGAGCGAACCCTATAGCGCCAATGGACTATACGATCACCCGACGAACAGGCTCTCGCTCGGGTTGGGACTGCTTGAGCCACCCTTCTTTGACATCCGCTGGTCCGACGCCAGAAAGTATGCGTCTCTAGGAGTGGTCATCGGTCACGAGATCGCACACGGCATAGACCTCGCCACATGGAGCTCCAGTTCTAGCAGCGGGGCGGTTGCATGGGCAGAAGCCGACCTAACGGTTTTGCGATCGAAGGCACAGCGCTTGATCGCGCAGTGTTCCAAGAAAATCTACGAGCCATCATCGATACGGGCCGCTGAGATCGCCCCCTATCACGTCTTGAACGAAACTATTTGTGACTCAATCGGGCTGGCTGTCGCCGAGCATGCGTTCCGACGCGAATTCGCCCACCGTAGCCAAGGCGACATCTCGGCGTCCGGTTGCGCGGCAATGCAGGAATTCTTCGTCGCATGGGCATGGACCATGCGTGCTACGACAGACTTTGTCACCTCGACCGGCGATTCGCATCCGCCCGCGCGTGAACGATGCAACTGGGCGCTCCGCAATAACAACGGATTCCACGCTGCTTTTCGAACTAAGACTGGAGATCCGATGTGGCTGGGACCACGCCAGCGGGTGACGTGGTGGGGGTGA
- a CDS encoding aKG-HExxH-type peptide beta-hydroxylase: MAARIESVLAEAPQVLSYGAAYQWVTRLHHAIARDDTTLFDDLLADFSRFECAGAILSGGDFDGTTDDTKRLVVPLVGTFDLDTSRYQVLNGRLDAEPAGPPRVGGLRVDAHETTYRLARSMSQFNLDQLGHWRPAHEEITAARDIAELLVPGLLDRYLTDVVPLCRDGRISHAGTDEAAPFVVYSSFERDPVDLVACLAHEEAHGLINSADKIMGFKVLPDTDDKMPVPWKPGMMRSLSDVLHGLISFGRAAQVRTRAAAAGLGNPNNEEARLREIGWVTDVTAQLCAGILGPLPTWLQNWMQTNLGSWDTPVPQPTPGEVLARGEATQSMFPWLLWASDESRRTAINAYGELSVGNWVRGNGAFPDQDRTDVNLKAHPPIDAFVSSRLPNLIGNEFGDAVTLTAVKAHRIRRGDSIIAHSDDGGDEVAYRAVLGTSPLPTNGGLLRLCDAAQQPVVALPLRMGDCVVFNTERLGYHDVTELHSDSFRYTVVASYRRTANVR; this comes from the coding sequence GTGGCCGCCCGGATCGAATCCGTCTTGGCGGAAGCTCCCCAAGTGCTCAGCTATGGGGCTGCATACCAGTGGGTGACTCGGTTACACCACGCGATTGCCCGCGACGACACCACGCTATTCGACGATTTACTCGCGGACTTCTCGAGGTTCGAGTGTGCCGGCGCCATCCTATCCGGCGGTGACTTCGACGGGACGACAGACGACACGAAACGCCTGGTCGTCCCGCTAGTGGGCACCTTCGACCTCGACACATCGAGATACCAGGTACTCAACGGACGCTTAGACGCCGAACCGGCTGGTCCACCACGGGTCGGCGGGCTGCGCGTCGACGCCCACGAGACGACATACCGCTTGGCGCGCTCCATGTCTCAGTTCAACCTCGACCAGCTCGGACACTGGAGGCCCGCCCATGAGGAGATCACGGCGGCCCGCGACATAGCGGAACTCCTCGTACCTGGTCTCTTAGACAGGTACCTCACCGACGTCGTCCCGCTTTGTCGTGATGGACGCATCTCACATGCCGGCACAGACGAAGCCGCCCCGTTCGTGGTGTACTCGTCGTTCGAACGCGACCCTGTCGATCTCGTTGCCTGCTTGGCGCACGAAGAAGCGCACGGATTGATCAATAGCGCTGACAAGATCATGGGGTTCAAGGTTCTTCCCGACACGGACGACAAGATGCCTGTGCCCTGGAAGCCCGGCATGATGCGTTCACTGTCCGACGTGTTGCACGGTCTCATCTCGTTCGGCCGAGCCGCGCAGGTCCGCACCCGCGCCGCAGCGGCAGGCCTCGGCAACCCCAACAACGAGGAAGCTCGTCTTCGTGAGATCGGCTGGGTAACTGACGTCACCGCCCAGCTGTGTGCCGGAATCCTCGGTCCGCTACCGACATGGCTACAGAACTGGATGCAGACCAACCTAGGCAGCTGGGACACTCCAGTCCCGCAGCCAACACCCGGTGAAGTCCTCGCCCGGGGAGAAGCGACACAAAGCATGTTTCCTTGGCTGTTATGGGCGAGCGACGAGTCCAGGCGGACCGCAATCAATGCGTACGGCGAGCTGAGTGTCGGGAACTGGGTTCGCGGCAATGGGGCGTTTCCCGATCAAGACCGAACCGACGTGAACCTTAAGGCACACCCACCGATCGACGCATTCGTCTCATCGAGGTTGCCGAATCTGATCGGAAACGAGTTCGGCGACGCTGTCACCTTGACGGCGGTTAAGGCACATCGTATTCGACGTGGAGACAGCATTATCGCTCACTCCGACGACGGCGGTGACGAGGTTGCGTACCGTGCCGTGCTCGGCACTTCGCCATTACCCACGAACGGAGGACTGCTGAGATTGTGCGACGCAGCGCAGCAGCCCGTGGTAGCGCTTCCGCTCCGTATGGGGGATTGCGTTGTCTTCAATACCGAGCGGCTTGGCTACCATGACGTTACCGAACTCCATTCGGATTCCTTCAGGTACACGGTCGTTGCCTCGTACCGGCGGACGGCCAATGTCAGATGA